In Mixophyes fleayi isolate aMixFle1 chromosome 3, aMixFle1.hap1, whole genome shotgun sequence, the genomic stretch TCACAAGTCCATTTTAATATGACGTGATTGCAAGTAACATGACCTTATATGAGTGTGCAAAAAGATGATAGACTAGGGATAAAGCCTTGTGTCCAATCATTTAATTGCAATCTAGGATAGGATTGAGATCATTGACATTCAGATTAATTTGATAGGATGTTACTTGCATATTGTGGCTCCAGGGTCAGTTTACAGACAAAACAAAAACTCATAGTGGTCATCTTTTCATACATAAAACATGAGCAGCTAGAAGCAATGCACCAAAGACTTTAAATTTATACCTTCATCTTCCCTGAAGAATTAACATTTGAGACTGGCCAAAAAGGAAACTATTTTGCCCCCCAGAAAGCAAGAAAGACAGTAAGAAACAGCTCACATAAAGTGAATGTAAAACAGTAGAGGCGCTGTGCACTTTTATAGTAGTGCACttcagtttttggtttttttttttctatgatcaGTCTTGTGAATGAGACTTGTCTGTAGAAGTGCCAGGGTTTTGCAAGGTGTTAGACACTTGTATGTGTGTTAACGTGATCTCTGGTTGCACGCATTACTAGTCTTATATACACAATGGTAAAtcctaaataaagtttttaaCAGGTTTTTGAGCTTTGCCATATCGACCATATTGACCTGTCGCCGGGTCAATATAAAACAGTCATCAAATAAAATGGAAGAAGgcacagaaaatattattaaatataaatgacttttcagtgtttctcccataGTCTTTTATGATATAACATCTTTCATATCTCTTGTATCAGAAGACTTTGACTGTCAGCTATTTTTGCAGAAACAATTTGTTAAATGGTTATGCACTGCATGATTCTAAAACCTTTGGGACAAAAATTATGTTTGTGATTCAGTTTTGTAACCAATTTTTTAATGTAGATGTTAATTTACTTCATTTTAATTGCCTTACTAGTTAAGTATATTGTTAACAATAATTGACAATTATAGATATGTACTGTACAAGGCTATATCATTATCTAAATCCTTTAATGCCACATTTAAATATTGTGCTTGTCAAGAATTCATTTTAGATTGTTGTTAAAAATTtccttaaagctgcattaccacataGGGAAAAGAATTTGTCCCTCCCTCCCAGCCAACGCCCTGCTTACTGCTACATAATCTTACAGCTCTGGTCGAAAACCATGACAGCGTGGATGTGAGGACCAAATGCAAGTTACAGTCAGGACCCTGTTCTCACACCCCAATCAATCGCCATTTAAAAATGGTGATGTTAGGGGCCAAGAACAGCTGCGTTCTATGCCTCCTCTcacagtcccgttgctaggcaacaagatGCTACATCCAGTTCTCGGCCGGCAGTCCGGGTGCATGTGCCAGAACATTGCGTCTTCGTTGCTAGTCAAAGGAGACGCCAGCAGCTCCTTCCTGatggcggtcagctgttctgaccaacaatcccacgtccaccaatgacagggcactgctttctatttaaacctgggtctggcaccattagggtgccagagtatctaggtcacaCTAGTCTCCAGCATCCTTGTATGTTTCCAAGCAATCTGCCTGTCTCCCTGGATTTTGACCCGATTTCTGCCTGAATATTCTTTTGAATCTCCCTCTGGAGATATTGATCTTCTGTAATTGACCCCTGGCTTACTAACTCTGCTCTTGTCTGCTCCTTCGGTACCTGAATTGCCCGCCGGTTTGACCTTGAACTGCTTAACACTTGTCCACCTACACTTCGCTGGTAGCTGTATTTTCCTGCTCCCATGCTGCACCGACGTGTCGCGTGGGCTCTCCACTGGGGCTTTACCTAGGCTCCTAATTCAAGTGGTGTGGCCCCGGCTCTGCTCCGTTTCTCTGCCTCCACTTACCTCTGCCTCAGTCTGCCTCACATCCAGAGTTCCCTCCGCTGGTCTCTCCGGTGATCTCTTCCACTCGGGCCCCCGACTCCGGCCTTGCTGCCTGCACCGTTTCCAGCCTCGGTCTCCAGCACTATCTGGCCTGCTCTTCTCACTCCTGAGGACTCCTCTCCTTCCGCCTGCCATCTTCGGGTCCACTGCCTGGTCTGCCTGCAACGTCTTCTTGCTTCCCGCCGCCTGTTCTGCCGCCCATTTCTTGTTGTCTCGTCATCTGGACTCCCGCCGCCTGGTATTTCTTACTGTCTCCCGCTGCCTGGTCCGATCCTGCGGCCTACTTCAAATCCACTCCCCGGTCTTTGGTGCTGCTCCGCTTCTGCGGCCTACTTCCAGTTGTGTCCCCTGAAGCCGATGCCACACGTCGCTGCACTGCTACCCTCTTCACTGCGGTCTGGCGAACCACAAATACACTGCCTGGTTAAAGGGTCAGAACATCTGGCGCTTTACCCCTGCTCACGCTACTCCCTGTGTGCCTCACCTTGCCACTGCTGCTGACTCCCTGGGTCCCTAGCTGCCTACCCTTCTGATACACGGGCCTCATCttgctctactgcattagcctacTCTGATGTGTCCCCTGGACCTACCTTATCAATCAACTCCAGTGGATCGCTGGTCCCACCGGATCTCTTGTATCGCCTGTTCCTGATCTCTGGTTCCTCCGGACTGCTCCAGTGACTACCTGTGATCTGATGTGATCGGCCCTGCACTCTTCTGCCCTGGTCTCTGGACTCTCCTGCCCTAGACTCTCCTGTTCTCCTTTCTCCACACCTGGTACCGGCTCTCTGCAGCCCTCCTTTACTTCTACTACCATGTGTTTTCATTTTGCATTTACCATAAGTTCATTTTAACCTTTATTTTACTTCAATTTAAATTTAATCGTATTGTTTTGTAtgctattttaattttatttgcattttatttcatctgcactttatttaaattgtttactGCATTTCATATTGTTTTTGCCACAGCCTTCGTTCTTGCTCTGTGCCATGCCACcctgctcctttcctatacctatcctctcccctagcccccttcTCTTGCCCaactctctctgcccctcctctcaccctccccctcgctcaatcaaccctgacaatctcatccgcatctccccagTTCCCTtcctccctttctcatgtgccctctggaactccaggtccatccgtaacaaactatcctccatccatgacctcttcatctccaactctctaaatcttcttgccatcactgaaacctggcttacttcttctgacactgcctcacctgctgctctctcctatgggggcctctccttcacccactccaccagaccggatgagcatccaggaggtggagtgggcctcctcctgtcccctaactgcacttttcgggtcattcctactttaccttccctcttcttctcctcttttgaagttcactccatctgtCTCTTCCCCCCTatccacctccttgtctctgtcatctaccgtcccccgggccccacctcccttttccttgacaacttcgctgcctggctccttcactacctttcctctgacctcccctccatcatacttggtgactttaatatccccattgacaactgttctgaacccgccaccatcaaacttctcgccctttcctcctctaggccttactcagtggaccacctcccccacccactgtcttggtcactccctcgaccttgtcttcactcatctctgtgatctctctgacttctccaactctcccttcccactctctgaccaccatctcctctccttcactctgtgctcctcccctgctcccgcctcACCTAAAGCCACCCTTACGAggtgcaaccttgatgctattgactctacctctttctcctctcttgaaactctcctatcaccccttccctccctggcctgtcctgaccaggcatcctctctctacaaccacttCCTCACTACTGCCTTGACTCTGTCTCCCCGGCCTCCTCTATCCACCGAcgccgccttattccccaaccctggcactccaaactcgcccacttcctccaaaagtgctctctcgcactgctgaacgcctctggaggaaatctcgttccctggctgacttccttcactttaaattcatcctctcctctttctgctctgccctctccctcgctaaacaatccttctttaagtccctcatttcttctcagtcctccaatccccgccgcctctttgccaccttcaactccctcctctctgtctttactccgcccagactcccatcccaccatgacttctctattgttgtcaacaacaccaccatctccgctgcctgggtgtcaccctcgactctctctctctctctctctctctctctctctctctctctctctctctctctctctctctctctctctctctctctctctctctctctctctctctctctctctctctctctctctcttttgccccccacattcatttccttgctcaagcctgtcgcttccaactacacaacatcgcccacatccgtccctttctctctcacaaTGCCACCAAAACTAACTCTACtgtcccctatatctctaacctcctctccattcacactcctgcccgctccctgcgctcagccaatgatcgccgcctctcctccacactgatcacctcttcccactccagaatccaagacttttcccgtgcaacCCCCCtttactggaatgacctccctcgttccatccgtctctctcctactctgtgctccttcaaacgtgcactgaaaacttacctcttcctcaaagcctaacaACCATTCACATAACCCCCttatctcctccactcgctctcccttctctcccccttgcctcatcAATTTCCCCTTgtacctgttctgttttcccttaggatgtaagcttacATTAGTAGGgctctcttcccttctgtctctttacctgttcttctgtcccccgtgtttattgcattagcctgcctggattttctgaagtattggtatttttgtttattgttctgtactgttttaccctgtatagtctactgtttgtactgtgtataaaaATACTACTAATAACATCCCTTAAGAGAACTTGAGATATTTGACATTGTGTGTACATTTTTGCTGTGCAGTAGTGTTTAAGCTATTGTTTGCTGCAGGTAAAATACAATGAATGTAATAAGAGAGGTATAGAGGCCTAtttaagaaagggagacagtctATTCACTGGGGCTAAGGCTATGGTTTTCTCTGGTAGCCTATTTTTTAACACTGACAAGTACAGTTGCTGTTCTTTTTGCATTACCATCTGAAGATGACCATAGCAGAGGATCTGAACAATTTTGCAGCAGAGAATTCCCTAAATAAGCCCTGTCTGTGCAGGCCAATTGGGTTATGTTGATGtgatgggaatgggggaggagagcATGTGTAGACTAGGCTGTAATAGTCTGGTTAGGCAGGTTCTCTCCCTTTTGTCTACCACTGTGCTGCTGGAAAGTTGTAAGTTGAGCCAGCGTATTAACAGTAAGGTTGTCCTTTGTCCAGTCCAGGCTGAGTGACTGACAGCCAGACTCAGTACATGCAGAGGCCTGGAGGTGAGCACACTTACTTTGTGGCAATTGTGGCAGTGACCTTACAGCTAAAACCAATATGAAACCTGCCCCGCTGCACTTACAATCATTGCAGTTGCTAAGAAACATTTTATTGCTTCACCTCTTCCcctatatatgtgtgaactggcaAAGCTAGGTCACGCTTGCGCACATGAATGCATGACTGGCTGGCAAAGTGGAAAGAGTATCGGTCCATATCGCTATCATATCTGCTATTACCAATTTTCTATCTTCTGTTATCGCTGCATATTGATAAATAGGGGGTCTATAGTGTTTACTAATATAAGAGGACTAATATCTTTacatacatttcaacaaaattgttatttatgatgtttatgcaatataaaaaaacaaaatgaaaaactgTTTTGCATCTATTGACCACTTACCACCAATTAATTACCCACTTGCCTCCAGTGGTAGTGATCACAATGATTCTGGCATAAATTCTTCATAAAGTGCTCTGATAACCTGGTAATATTTTGTTTGTGATGAATGTTCTTGACACAGAAGATGAACTTTAATTTGTAGAATAGATCTCTAGAGAATTGACAAGCAGGCCGAGCCTTCTCCTGCAGCCCCCCAGCCAGCTACTCCCAGCCAGCTACTCCCAATCTCATTCTCTGCTTAATAAACAGTGATGTTGCTCATCACTGTTTTATAGGGGGTAGAGCAGGGTAGGTTACATGGTTTATATGTGAAGATAGCATTGCCTTTGTCTTTTTGGCATGAAGTAGCAATAGATTATTAAGGAGTTAGCAATGAAGTGTGTTAAAGTCAGCTTGCAAGTTGCTACGATGCAGATTATCTTGCACAGCTTAAAGTAAATCACTGTACAGCATATAGTCTATCCAACTGTATTCTTGAAAATCTCAAATCttaatattaatgtttgttaGAAACTATTAATGGGTCACaaggacacacacaaacacaccaccttctgtaaaatataagagatattagaagtcacgtATGACCTTCTGGTTTTATACAACACtgctcagtgacttctaataatAGTCTTTTATTTCACAGTTCCAGGTGAATGTTCTAATTTTACTGTATCCTTATTTTTTGACCagaatgtataaataacattatgTAAAATATTCTTTACAAGATTTGTATTTGACTTACACctaatatatttatacttttttgcCATTTTGTTTTATAGTAATCATGAAAGACCGTCTCAGTGAGCTGCTTGAGTATGCAAGACTTCATAGTCAATATGTTCAGAATGGTGAAGAGGACCCCTCACAAGGCCTTGCAATGTTTGAAACAGACCATTCTTTAGAAGTCCTCTACCATGATATACAGTTCATCCGGACAGAGAACCACTTGTTGAAGGTTGATGTGAAACGCTTGGGGAAGCAAACCACACGCTTTCTTACCTCAATGCGTCGCCTTAGCAGCATCAAAAGGGATTCTAACAGTATAGCTAAAGACATTAAGCTGCGAGGAGAGGGCATCCACAGGAAGCTCCAGAGCCTCAAAAACCTTAGTGAAGATGCAGAGGGCAAATATGGGGAAAGCTCTGTTTTCGCACGTGTGTCCAAAGCACAGTATATCACTCTTACACGTGCTTTCCAAAAAGCCATGGTTGAGTACAATGAGGCTGAAATGGTTCAACGGGAGAACTGCAAAATTCGTATCCAGCGTCAACTTGAGATAATGGGAAAAGACATATCTGGAAACCAGATAGAAGACATGATTGAACAAGGGAAATGGGATGTCTTCTCTGAAAATATGCTCGCTGATGTCAAAGTTGCCCGTTCGGCACTTAATGAAATTGAAACACGCCACAAAGAGCTGCTTAAGCTGGAGACGCGCATAAAAGAGGTCCATGATCTTTTCTTACAGATGGCCCTGTTGGTTGAAGAGCAGGCTGAGACTCTGAATGTTGTTGAATTAAATATGGAAAAAGTTAAAGATTATGTTGGGGCAGCAAAAACTCAAATCAAACAAGCTGTAgagtataaaaagaaaaatccatGCCGTAAACTATTCTGTTGCTGCTTTCCTTGCTGCAACTAACTTGCAAAGCTGCCTACAAGCAATGTTATGCTGTACACAGGGACCACATTAACAAGATAATTATATGAAATGGACAGCAGTGACTTTATAGGGATTTAATTTGTGCTTTTTGTTTTAGACTTTCTTTTCTAACCACcaacaaaagcataaaaaaaaagagaaaagggctACATATGTGTCCATATTTTAAATGAACACTTCTACTTTTTGCAAGTTTGTACCACTTCTGTGTACATGATCAAGAAAAGGTCGGTTTTATATATGTTCTGTTTCTTTGAGGTTTTAATGAACCAGGccttaataaaaatataccatgagaaaatacatttttgttttccataaaACGTGTGTGCACAGTAACATTTATCCATGCACATTATATAGAAGATGGGTGAGATTTGCATAGCTGTTCATGTCTGTCCGATGTCCTTCTCCTTTTAGAGTGTGAACTAAAATTTCCGTGTCTATTAATGTAATAGGGAAGTATATATGTACATGTTTTAGCAGCTGGCAGTATGCAGAATAGTattgttaaagtaataataaactTGAGAATGTTGGTGATATTTGTAAAGAATATATGTAATGTTATTAAATTTTAACTCCCACCATTACACTATATGCCCTGTTGCagttttaacagatgtaaaataTATCTACAGTATATGCGTTAACCAGTGTAGTACTGCATTTTAAGTTTCTCCAAGGctcaattgttggtaaaatctgATGGCTTTGTCATGTACAGTAAGTGTTTCATCTGATCAATTTAGCACTAATAAAGCCACAGAAATAATAATTCCAAGTTTATTCCAAAAGGAAATTTGTTACACTATTTATTTCTGTGTTATTTAGGCATGGGAAAACCACGTCCGGACACACAGTTCCACAGTTTAAAAGATAATAAAGGCAAATATGTTGGTTTTTCCTGAGAATTGAATGTAGGGGAGACAAAAGCTTGCGCAGAGAACATTGAACTCTATTTAGTAAGGCATGTAGTGTGCTGActgggcatttaaaaaaaataaaataaaaaaaatgtttccatgaTCCTTAACCCCTATGTGATCTTTGGTCATATGATTAGGAAATGATATCTCTGTTGGGTCAATTTTATTGTCATTGAATTTATTTGTGCTATGTAAGCTTTGGTGGCTGGGTGTGCACAAAGGTGTCAATTAAAACGATTGCAATGTATGCAAGAAGTAACACTTAAAATCACACTTACTTCAGATACACTTTCAGTTCTCAAATGTTGCCAAACAGTCCGTTTTATTgctattgaatatatattttgagCTTGCAGGCTATCTTTGTTTATATACCCAAGACATATATATAACCAACTTGACATTTGAAAATGGAAAAATGGTTTGATGCTTAGCTTCATATTTCATACATTTTGTACTTCATAATGTTGTGACATTAGGGTTTATGTCAATCTTTGTATATTAGATTTGCTTATGTGTGTGCATACTAtacttttgttgtttttctttattattatgctTAACTTACATATGTATGGTGTGTGTAGGTGTCCCATACATATTCTCAagctatgtgtttttgttttttactttattttatttacatttgttttgctttatttttcaatAGGTGCTATTTATGAAGTTAATGTCTTTAATTGTATTACTGAATTAGGTAGTGCGTGCCCTGTACAAGGAGTGTAACAATATTGTTACTAATACAGTAGGGATTAGAACATTTAATCAAGTCTGCCCTCTGAAACAGAaattttatacattattatattagaaTTTCAACTAAATGTCATTAGGTGTATACGCAGCTGTATAACTGAGCTTTGCAATTTATTACATTATAGGGCAGAGTTTCTTATTTTGCTTCAATGTTTATTTAGTAAGTCCCATTGTTACTATTGTCTATGGAGAGGTTTAGACAGTGGTCCAGAAACTAAACCAAGCCATACAGTGCTGAAAAATAATTGCTTTCTAATTATAAGTTttcaaagttttttattttttccaaaactTAACATTCATGTCCATTTATGTCATTATGCAGGCCTCATTTACTAATATTGCGTTTAGGTGCAAGTTGTCAAACTTGATATAATTTCATGTGTGTGACCATTTCCTATTGCAAAGTTTTAGTGGTTTCCTATGGTCACATAgtgaaatttacattttttattttaaaacattgagCAAGTTTCTGCTACAtttttacatacatgctgcattGAGGCCAtggaacaaaaaaaacacagaaaacctGTGTAATTTAGATTTTGAATATTTTCATCGAAAAAATGTCATTCAATATTTGTACTTTTAATAGATGGGTATTGTCTGAAACCCGCTATTATTTGTTCCATAGTATCATGTTACTTCTCTCGCAATGAAAGGATTCTGTTTGCTTGTGTTTATTTATAGACTTTTTGTACCATATTTTGtattcctttaaataaaattactataacCTTTTAAGGCAATGTCCTGTTTTCCTTGTTCTAAATATCTGAAATCTTAATTTTGTATACTCTTTAGCAGTTCTGTCATTATAAAACTTTCTCAAGTTGACAGCTGGACTTTCATTAACATCCATATACCTCACTACATTTTAAAGTGTCAGCAAGTCTAAAGCTTGGTAGTATATGGATCTTGCATTACATTAATCATTATGATAAGTATTGTAACTTGCCAACAAAACTTGATATTTAAAATAGGACTTCTGCTTGAAATTGCCTGCTTAAAACTGTGAAACACACTTTGAATTACTGACTGATCTTCCTTTGTAATCTCTGTGTAATGCAAATCCACTTGCATGGTTAGTTTGTTCGCATAGCTACACATATTTGGGCACATCTGTTTTTAAAACCTACTCTCTCAAGGTGCAGCAAGGTTATTGCAGTTTTAAGCAGGGAAGACATGTTTTAAGTATTAGAAGTTTACTCCAGTAAGTTGTAGTACCCAGCTTACTGGAGATAGTGCAAAATTAAAGCATATTTATATGCAGGGTTGCATTAAGACATTAGTGCACCCCATTACTAATTGCTAAACACAGGTGGTAACTTGAAAATGtatccaaaaatgtttttttcttgaaAGAGTGCGATGTATCCAGAAAAGCATATTTGGCTTCAGAGCAGTAATTCTGGGGAATTtgggaataaaaattaatttcCTCTTCCTTCCAGTTACAAAATGCAGTCAGATTGAGATTAACCAGTTTAACTGTGATCATATCACTAAGTTGAATCATAATTACatattgtgatgtcactcagatTGCATATAAAACTTAATGTCTGCCATAGAACAGACAGTTATTAGCTGCAAGTGTGTActtatatacttaaaatttatattttgtacATCACACAGTCTAATAAGGTAAACTCAATttacatatgtaaaaatatatatttattacaggaTAACTTAAATGTAGAAAAAGAAATGTATGGTATGTTATTCACATCAATTCCTCTGCAGATTCCCCTTTAAATTACTCAGTCTCCATAGGTTACATATAAATCTAAACCAAAGAAAAGGGCGCTTCCTCTTGCTCAGGATGGGTGGCTTGATGCAATCAAGGCAAGttaaaatagctacatttattgTGAACAGGTACATAACCAATTCAACAGTAATTAATGGCCaataggttttatttttatttattttttcatttttctttttgtggTTAACCTAGTCTGTATGTATATCAATGTAAAactgccattttttatttttttttatgagtgTTTTGGTAAATCTAGATAAATGAACAGCCTGGTCAGGTGCTACCAATCTTCTAAATCCATGCTATTCAATTGCTCAGgcatatattttcatacatacaCAATGGAGGGCCAGACAACACAacagatcatcatcaacatttatttatatagtgccagcaaattacaTTGTATTGCGATAAATCTCTCTTTCAAATTAACTTTATCACATACACtagtattcctttttttttttgttgattctAGTTTAGAGTTCTAAGGActgttaaataattggatgaagtcgttctaaattaataaagttTGTAATTGTCTTCTGTGTGATTGTGATTAGTATGCTACGTTATACCAGGGTTAATTACACAATTGCACAGGTAAACAAagaaaatacacttacattcacacctacatttataaatagttcactttcaataaagttccaactcagattcttttattattaagacttagatatttatacaaagataaataataaaaataaataatgtttggtCATATATAAATCAACAATTCACCAGTAGGAATTGGTATCATCGGAGAAGCTATCGCACATAGctatcgctagttatgattagtataagattaattatcatatactctgttaatgggttagtttaagCCAGATTTTTGGCGGTTCCCTGAGGTAAGACACTTACAcaactgttggagtgagttgcccccaccttttgaagaagcatcgtttgaactgacctatggcctgTATTGTACTGGGCCATCATAaaacctgaaccaatgaagaactatcttagtgttatctttgtgtacattgtgacatcatcactgtttttgttttgtttttgtcaattcaaactgcataaaaagccaCTGGACAGTATCACTCACTCTCTTTGATCACAGATTTCAGGATTCAATGACTGTTCCAAAGTCCAGTGCGCAAGCGTAATGTATCAGTTacactttcttgtattttgttatattttgatatattttgctattaaatctctttgtgtgttggaaccacattaatcgcatcggacaagCTTTATTGATGATGATAGAAACGGACATTACAGGATCTTTATGCACCGGAATAATCATACCCCATGAACTAGACAAATTATAGAAGTGAGGGTGCAAAGCTTTGTTTTTTACTCAATGCTATATTTGATCCTAGCAGTTTGTCCATTGGGGCTGATCATGATTTGTATTTCCACACCACATTCTTATGTTCACCATATAAAACACAATACCACCATAACCGTTCTATGTCTGCCATATGTTGCCTGTGGTGGTCCCCTTTCCGCCACATTCTAATGTTCACTGTATAAAGCTAAGTATGACCATAAAATAACAGCATCCTGTCCATCACAAATTGGGGCACACATGTGGCATCATTTTTCAGGCCATAAAATTCACTTTTTACATCCTTTTAAACATAGGAAGTTATCAACACTTATCCTGTTACTTTTGCTGTATCCAGAGTCTAAAATGTGGGAAAATAAGCATTTTAAGTTAAGCCCACCGCTTCTTGCTCCTGACAACCTCATGTACTTTATGTGCCAAGTATAGCCTAATGGCTATGATACCCTTTCTATGAGTGCTTTAAGCCTTACTACCATAACTCCAATCTCTTTTGGTTGTAGTTGGCAGCAATAGGAAGAATGTCCTGCTAGTGTGGAGGGCTAATAAAAGAAAACTGCAACTTTATCCAATTAAATGTTATGGCTTCTGTCCAACAAAAGTAACAGGTGGGTTCATCCAATGAAACCACTGTAATTTTGAGCAATAAAGACACCGGAGTGTCATACCGAAACCACATAGTTTATACTAGCTGAAGGCCACAGCGCTTTCAAATACTGACACCGCTTGTTGCCATGACTACGGAGTGCAAAGCAGTCAGAAAAACAGTACTGCGGTGAGCGGGATGGGGTCTCCACTATGGGATGCAGGGTGTGCAGTGAACACTGTCACCAGTCAAAATCGGCCCACACTGCACCCATAGTTGTGCTGACAATGGCATAATGGGGCCTTAAATTGGCTGGCACAGGCTTATCGGGATGGCCCTGTCCTACAGAGGGGGATGTCCTGGCATTGGGGTCCTTCTTGGTGCTGGCTTCTCCCCAGTGACCAGACGCCTTATTGAATGTCCTGATGCTTACAGCTGAGATCTGCCCCCCGCCCTGACTGGCTTCATCCCTGTTTGTCAGCCTAATGCAGTATACCTAGA encodes the following:
- the STX11 gene encoding syntaxin-11 isoform X1, producing MEDTRSAQIQNTVIMKDRLSELLEYARLHSQYVQNGEEDPSQGLAMFETDHSLEVLYHDIQFIRTENHLLKVDVKRLGKQTTRFLTSMRRLSSIKRDSNSIAKDIKLRGEGIHRKLQSLKNLSEDAEGKYGESSVFARVSKAQYITLTRAFQKAMVEYNEAEMVQRENCKIRIQRQLEIMGKDISGNQIEDMIEQGKWDVFSENMLADVKVARSALNEIETRHKELLKLETRIKEVHDLFLQMALLVEEQAETLNVVELNMEKVKDYVGAAKTQIKQAVEYKKKNPCRKLFCCCFPCCN
- the STX11 gene encoding syntaxin-11 isoform X2: MKDRLSELLEYARLHSQYVQNGEEDPSQGLAMFETDHSLEVLYHDIQFIRTENHLLKVDVKRLGKQTTRFLTSMRRLSSIKRDSNSIAKDIKLRGEGIHRKLQSLKNLSEDAEGKYGESSVFARVSKAQYITLTRAFQKAMVEYNEAEMVQRENCKIRIQRQLEIMGKDISGNQIEDMIEQGKWDVFSENMLADVKVARSALNEIETRHKELLKLETRIKEVHDLFLQMALLVEEQAETLNVVELNMEKVKDYVGAAKTQIKQAVEYKKKNPCRKLFCCCFPCCN